From one Rhodamnia argentea isolate NSW1041297 chromosome 1, ASM2092103v1, whole genome shotgun sequence genomic stretch:
- the LOC125314233 gene encoding leucine-rich repeat protein SHOC-2-like, with the protein MKLDVSSTMITRLPDSIGRLTRLVTLKISSTLIAELPSSIDGLQSLSSFHVSHNVIEERPTFIVNLESLRVFKLLGGDCFATPWELPSIIGRLRNLEELYADYFTVLEGEVPPEIGELSLLRILSLKHTRIVKVPRTIGKLRCLQILDLEGCDEIQELPVLPDSLIILRLKSQLLQIVPNLSNLTNLVELLLSDGSENGNPSSIIQTCDLQWIGKLSKLTKLKLCILDVPAPPSELSSLPLLSQLTLSGLDLQTVRKLPSSLLELELKNVNSIDSLSLNLRNLIELRLFDTQVNEIHLDGLPQLEKLTVSACELLEKLCVLSTIEKLK; encoded by the coding sequence ATGAAGCTGGATGTATCGTCCACGATGATTACGAGATTACCCGATTCTATTGGTAGGCTAACACGTTTGGTAACTCTCAAGATCTCATCCACGCTGATTGCCGAACTTCCAAGCTCTATTGACGGGTTACAAAGCCTTTCATCATTCCATGTGAGTCACAATGTGATTGAAGAACGCCCTACCTTCATAGTAAACTTAGAATCTTTACGAGTATTCAAATTGTTAGGTGGGGATTGTTTTGCAACACCTTGGGAGTTACCTAGCATTATTGGAAGGTTGAGGAATCTAGAAGAGTTATATGCAGACTATTTTACAGTGCTAGAGGGTGAAGTTCCTCCTGAAATTGGAGAATTGTCCTTGCTAAGAATCTTAAGCTTAAAGCATACTCGGATTGTTAAGGTACCCAGGACTATCGGCAAGCTTCGTTGCCTCCAAATACTGGACTTAGAAGGTTGTGATGAGATTCAAGAGTTGCCGGTGCTTCCCGACAGTTTAATCATTTTGCGTCTGAAATCCCAGTTGCTGCAGATAGTCCCTAACCTTTCAAACCTTACGAATTTAGTTGAATTGCTCCTATCTGATGGCTCTGAAAATGGGAATCCTTCAAGTATAATTCAAACTTGTGACTTACAGTGGATTGGGAAGTTATCCAAACTGACAAAGTTGAAATTGTGCATTTTAGATGTCCCCGCACCGCCTTCAGAGTTGAGTTCTCTTCCTCTGCTCAGCCAGCTTACTTTATCTGGACTAGATCTGCAAACCGTCAGGAAACTTCCATCTTCTCTACTGGAGTTGGAACTGAAAAATGTCAATTCAATAGATTCACTATCGTTGAACTTGAGAAATTTGATAGAATTGAGGCTCtttgacactcaagtgaatgaaaTACATCTTGATGGCCTTCCACAGTTGGAAAAGTTGACCGTGTCGGCGTGCGAACTCCTTGAGAAATTGTGCGTTCTGTCAACCATAGAGAAACTGAAATAA